gtatttttaaactaattgctttaaaataaaatagataaaacttgTTCTATGAAAAGCTTATGGTAACAGGTTATAGTTCATTAAATACAACAACAGAAAATTCAGGTgtttttttttggcatatttaaaaaaaaagctgcAATATTGGTTATAAGGTTTGTATACTTTCTTACAATCAACAACACAATAGAACCTTAATGTAAGAAcaataaaaaggaaaatattataatcgtatgtAATCTGTGTGTGACTTGTGTCGCAaaatgtaatacaacattttttaagaccattatattatcatttaagttcttcttatgttttaaaatgatatcaccacaaatgttccaaatgacaTCCTGCAGTTTTGATGAGGACGCTGAGGAGAAATGTCGCAGCCACATAGAGAAGGCCATGTCCCAGGACACCAGCAACCCAGATGCCCTGCAGCTGATGGCCAGCTTCCTTCTCTCCAAGGAGCAGACAGACGGTGCCAGGGAGCACATCAAGAAGAGTGTGTCACTATGGTTACCAGAGTTCAAGGCCAGTGAGCAGCCAGAGGCTTCAACGAGTGCACCATTTGAGTGTCCACAGGTAACCTTGGCAGCATTGGTCCCTTGATAGCCAGTAATGTGCATACCCCCGGTAGTCTGTGTAATCTTACCCAGATATTGTGACAGAGGTAGCGGTgtcatagtggatatggtgtttgtCTAGATGTAGTTCTGGAGACATCAAAtactggttctacacaggaaatatattaaatagtgttttaataatttgtattatgCACTTAGTCTTGGTtaaatactttgaaataaaagGTGTCTTTGCAAATCCACCAGCCCATTATATTTTTAGATGGGAAAATAAATATAGGCATTTCATGAGCTGGTCGCTTTTTTCTGCAATATCAATTTTTCCTCTGCAATATCAACTTTTCCTCTTTGAAGTTGTCAGGGCTTTTAAGTATAGATATTATTCAATCttttaaatactgaaataaatataatctagAAGCAATATTTATGGTGAgcaatggaatttttttttttattattataaataatttctaGTTTGACCCGGctttttaatgtatttactaCATTTATTGCATACAATacaaactattgtgttgtgttgtgaGTATTCAAAGGTTCATTTTCTTGCAGAGTTTTGAATCAAGACTGGCTGCAGGAAAAATTTTAATAGAAGTTGAAGAACATGAAGTAAGTAATGAAGTTTATCCCTCAAAATTTACTGATGCTTTATTGGTGGTAATTGGCTCAGGAACTACTTTACCCTTGCCCAAAtaagatgcaaagtgaaaatggcaatgtgcaaacagcataaaaccagaacagccctcgagtaactcgcagtctgttcaatgaagcctttaaaactttaatatagtttgaaagctatttaattaaatttaactttctaagggactgtaaatgcgtaaaaatacgtatctaagtggtaaagggtaaaaagTACACTACAATGTTAGCTGGGTATGGAAAATTGGCTTGAAGGCATCAAAGCATAATctggtactttttagtatattctCCGTACCTATGTACCTCTACAGTTTAAGAGTTCCCGTCGTACTTTTAAGTAATACCTGAAGCCACAATTACAAGTTAACCTTAATTACTTGCCATCTTTTTACAGTTACAAAAAATGGTTCCGATTGCAAGTGTACATACAGCATAGTGGAAAATATGtctgaatacatgtatatgttaatcaTGGGAATTGATTTCAAACACAAGTTTATACCTTTACGTTTTGTCAGTTAGTGTATGTCATTTAAATCAGGATGGTCAACAGAACTTCGGGCAAATATTCATTTCAATGACAGGATAACAATAAATTTGACAGTCCTTTTGTAACTCTTCAATAGTTGCCAACAATTATTTCCATAACATGAATTAGTTCAGAAACACTATTCCGCATAAATGCGTAATGTGAATTAATTTGAGAAACAAAGGTCTTAGTTtagaaaaaatgtcatttaaacgaaaattttcataaaattggaaagtttcgtccctaacTAGACAGtgcttttttttgctttaatttgttacagcctgagccatttggattgggaaaattagtgcgataaaccatgaaattgggaaaaatagcgcgattaaccatgaaattgggaaaaattaagcattataaatatgattataagtaacagaattaatattgtttttaagtgcatcttcagggggttttctagccattttgtgaaaaggagtctggtctaattgggattttcaataaaagtggcaaattttggaattatttattgtcaaaaaggactaaattaaagttatatatttattgtccaaaaggactaaattaaagttatatattttgtaggatgtttaaaaaataaagttaagatCTAGAactaagaaatcataattaagtcataagagactttaatcttaaaaaaaaagaaaaaattaaattgggctttttttggggaaattttggtcagatttttgggaaaaaacgtggaattttgcgattgggaagcagccgaaaatcggcggtaattttgagcAAAACAATCACTGCTAGCCTATGCAaacagcacaggctaaactgggatgacactgtacgcacttgCTTCGGCTGGCGATCAAGGTTTCAGAGACACTGCTGGGGGGAAAATATTGATGTGCTGAATGTCTGATTTAATGTTCTTGGTAAACTGTTGTtgcagaatagcctgtgcaatttgTGAAGGCTAATAAGGTATGACTTTATCCGCCTCAATTTGATTTTGCTAAAGagacttccaaaaaaaaaatataccatagAAGTGTCGTCCATTATTAGACTGTGCAGAGGCTTATCTGAAACTACACTCCATGCAAATGCATTAGGCCCATTTTTCAAGAACTCTGCTGAATTATTTTGCTATAGCTGGCGATCGAGGTTCTAGAGACACTACTGGAGGAGAATGACGAGGTTGTTGACGTCTGGTACCTGATTGGCTGGGCGAACCATGAGCTAGGAGACGAGGGGAGAGACAGTGCGCGCTCCTACCTCAACAAGGCCCTCAAGGTCTACAGGAAGTCAAAGTGCGAGGATGCCGAGCTGCTCAAACACATTGAAGAGCTGCTTGAGACACTAGGGACTGGTAGGTGTTTTGAAATATATAGGCAATATAAGAAATTGTATAGATTAAATCAGATATTTGTATTGCTCAAGTATGTGCAAAATGCTTTATTGTCTTTAAGGATTATTGTAGCAGGAACTTAATTAGACAATGAAACTTAAAACCTCAACACATTTATCTGAACATATCTCTAAATAATTCaaggatttcaattgaagcagaatccagCTTTTGAAGCAATGTTGCCAAGAAGCTAACTCTAAAATATAgtttttatcatacaatttctGTTTTTTGCATAGTATTTGACTTAAAGTAAAACAACATTTGTTGACTATCAAACAAATATgcagaaatgaaataaatattgatatcagTATTTTGACCCCTTACAACTTTGTTGGACTCCTGAAAATTTCAATTGACCCCTGACCATTTCTATCATGGGGTCATTTAACTCATGGtcttcaaaatatattgaaatccctgtctatgctttgatttattataaattcTAATGCAACCTGGTTCcatacatttttatgtagttaaaacattatttcaaagGAGGTTAACATTTTCTGTATAAAAAATGTAGTTTTAATATACTCTGTTTTTGTCTGATACTTAACCAATTTTCTGAAAGTGTTTGAAGTAAAAAAATATCTAGAGTTGAAATTCGATACTTATTTGTAGACTTCTAAAATTTGTTGCATGCAGTTATATGGAAAACCTGATATTGTAATATTTGTCTTCTTATTGCATATTGCAATTCATTTACAGGTGATGATGTAATGGACTCTGATATTGACCCCGAGGacattgatgatgctgatgataactTGACTGAATCTGAAGAAGAGGAGGAAGAAGAGATGATTCACTGACTGTAGCTGAAAATAATCTTGtctgattttaaataaaatgttcaattgtTAATTCTGTTTACATTGTTGTTTTGCTTGTATATTGGAGCAACAGAACTTagcaattgtttattttaaaggcAGACAAGGCAGACTTGAGCACAACATGCTAAAAGTAAGCTTTTGTCTGTGGTTTGTTGTTAACATTCATCTTGTTAAGGCCCTTACAACTACATGtattgcccaattttcataaaactttgaATGAAGTTTGGAATGAGTTTGCAACTGGGTCACAAGGGCTCGAATACCAGGTCAGTAGGCAGGGCTTgcactgtcgttcgccatttgagccatttgcgaaaatattgagaatttggctcaagaaaattctgatttgggaaaatgctaaaatctcgaaaaatttcattgaaaatttccgccatttaaatccagactggttttctattgttttctctttgtttcattgaaagtgttcgcaaattaaacaataaacgaaaaccggtctgcaccagaaCATGAGACATGGCTTGAccttgttattgaagcgcacgtggtatctggccaatcaacattgagttcactTACACattgggtcatttatgcgcagaCACAGTTACTATTGTAGGTAAACGTTAAGCTTGTGAACAATCTGGAATACaaatttattgcaaaagtttCATGAGACCTGTTCAAAACATTTGTCAAAATAACATCCCAGTCGAGTTCAAAACTTGGGCAAAGGGGATTTAGTCTCTTAGTAAAATGAAGAAGCTTGTCACCACTATTTATTGCACATTCAtaaaacttggtgagaacatttgtctcaatgagATTTTAGCTGAGTGCAAAACAGGGTCATCTGGGATACAAGAGAGCCataatggccctgaatcgctcaccctGACTAAACTTGTACATccacttaaattctatcagacccatatacaatcccaagaaagatttcattaattaatacattctgacaaaatgtcattaagacgtgatgaaaactgtgacctctttcatcaacacaaggttttactagaattggcccggtgaccttatttttgaccccagatggcccatatacgatccaaaatcagatattatcaagataaacattctgaccatacttcattaagatcagatgaaaactgtgacctcttctgtctacacaaacaaattgttgacagacgcacaacggacgccggacatcacaaggtcacataagctcaccatgtcacttcatgacaggtgagctaaaaaacacttTAGGTAACTCGTTAAAATTAACGACTAAGATTGCCAAAACTAGAGGCCATATTACTTACCAAATCTTCATTAACATTTTACACATTGATATCTTGGTCGTAACTTGATTAAATTCTATCATAAGCTAGGTCTTTAGGTAAAATTAACAATAAGGCTTATGAACTCTAGAGCCACATTTTAGGCCCAATCACGAAACTTGCTCAGAGTTGTTTTTTTATCCTGCCTGTTGCGaaaattgaccaaataaagcagggtcgaataaatctctggtcaacaggaagtagtgtattcctacgcacgctgtgacgataAACATGATCTAATATTTACCTTTGAAATTTATAGGGActcatcatgaatgttatcgatatatcatcattttttttttctctttaaaatatattaccaaaccagctttccgtatttatcattttcatttacttgattacgcaatttatgcaTAAGCAGCTTTGATCCTCATGTACTGCAGTTCGTAAAAAATAACAAGCATCATTCATGATTTTGGGTCACAATCATTTCAGAAGAGTAACAAATGCCTTTTGTTAGCGGAATGTTCTATTCAGGAAGATATCCTATAAGATGTCAAGAGCAGTGTACACGCTGCCTCTGTTTCAAGCGTAGCTCATTTAAATCTCTCAGGCATGTTTAAATGCACGTTCACGTAGTGGATAAAACTGAAGTAGATTCACATAAATATGTCTCACTTTGACTTAAGTAATCTAATAAACTAATAAATTTTACTTCGCCAGTTGATTTGTAGCATTGTTTTATCCATTCTAATTACACACTAAGacagaaaaaataacaaattagtATATAGGCATGGCACTCAGATAAAACAACAAGACTACATTATTTTGTATAGACATACACATATTTATACAAGAAGCACTATACAAATGGAATATTGTTCTAAGGTTTATGCATGCATCAAGTCACTGTCTTCTTAAGTCACACAACGGCCAAATAAATCACTTGTAAATTATTCTAGTAGAAAATACAATCAGCTTTCGTATAAAAGGTCAAGCCCATTTAATTTAGCTTAGTTGTTAGCATGTTACACATTGTGTCTTAATGTCATACAAATGTATCCTCAACTGATGTCATGCAGAGATTCCATTCAGCTGCAATTCATACATTTTACTTGTATAATATTTGGCTAATACTATCCAGATGTCTTGACTAAGCTCATTTAAACAAGCAATCACTTATGTTTTTATCCAACAAAgtctatacatgtacatgtatgtaaaagaaTTAAGGTTTTTAATGGCAGACAAACCCTCTTTTTTTAGCAAAAGTGTCAACTTGTTAAAGCATCAAGAAATTTAACACTTTCTCATTCCATGTTTCATACAGCAAAGCTTCAACTTCTGGCATCAAGTCGCATACAAACTCAA
This sequence is a window from Dreissena polymorpha isolate Duluth1 chromosome 16, UMN_Dpol_1.0, whole genome shotgun sequence. Protein-coding genes within it:
- the LOC127862703 gene encoding uncharacterized protein LOC127862703 yields the protein MGKNKFKRKQGESLDERKKRLQEAAKQTGKNDKKKDAKPKYTLDQLLDKAEECIDKFEYEMAQKFCQRALEMEPDNVRVLETSGSLLIDLGNIEGAKQCFGRAVEVCPNEGYSKYMNLGQLFEGAMAVECFQKGIELMLVEKEKREKEEVAAACGGSGSETGVTNRAISEAYLSIAEIYMTDCCFDEDAEEKCRSHIEKAMSQDTSNPDALQLMASFLLSKEQTDGAREHIKKSVSLWLPEFKASEQPEASTSAPFECPQSFESRLAAGKILIEVEEHELAIEVLETLLEENDEVVDVWYLIGWANHELGDEGRDSARSYLNKALKVYRKSKCEDAELLKHIEELLETLGTGDDVMDSDIDPEDIDDADDNLTESEEEEEEEMIH